In a genomic window of Pieris brassicae chromosome 7, ilPieBrab1.1, whole genome shotgun sequence:
- the LOC123712334 gene encoding eukaryotic translation initiation factor 3 subunit D yields MSEHVLPAEEPIRFIAPIIQDNPTGWGPCEMPDQFRDMPYQPFSKGDRLGTISDWTVVQDKKYQNKFASQFGAGSSYAYFHDQDESSFHLVDTTRVQKPPYQRGRARGQRGRGARGARTPGGMTTLNKQQRDRKLGKRWGQRGAPMKIRDASVTVRPTWVTIEDMDFPRLAKLSLPGIKEGEDIACCGTLEYYEKSYDRVNVKHEKSLQRIDRIFHTVTTTDDPVIRRLSKTVGTVYATDTILATIMCCTRSNYSWDIVMEKIGDKLFLDKRDNTEFDLLTVNETSVEPPADDGTSINSPRNLALEATFINHNFSQQVLKSGPPEPKYKFPEPNPFVSEEEEGEVASVGYRYRKWNLNNGVVLVARCEHDAVLQGPQGETQFLTIKALNEWDSKLANGVEWRQKLDTQRGAVLANELRNNSCKLAKWTVQALLAGSDQIKFGYVSRVQVRDNSRHVILGTQQFKPHEFAAQINLSMDNAWGILRCIIDICMKQKDGKYLIMKDPNKPLIRLYDIPDNTFESDASEESGDEPADTPFAPLYSYGNSKRI; encoded by the exons ATGTCAGAACATGTCCTGCCGGCTGAGGAGCCGATAAGATTCATCGCGCCGATAATTCAAGATAACCCTACAGGATGGGGTCCTTGCGAAATGCCGGATCAATTTCGGGATATGCCTTATCAGCCCTTTAGCAAAGGAGATAGGCTAGGAACGATAAGTGACTGGACTGTAGTACAGGACAAGAAATACCAGa ATAAGTTTGCATCTCAATTTGGTGCTGGTTCATCGTACGCCTACTTCCACGATCAAGATGAGAGTAGTTTCCATCTGGTGGATACTACTCGGGTTCAGAAACCACCTTACCAACGTGGCCGTGCTCGGGGACAGAGAGGCCGTGGTGCCAGAGGCGCTCGAACTCCTGGTGGCATGACAACTTTGAATAAA CAACAAAGGGATCGCAAACTTGGTAAGAGATGGGGCCAAAGGGGTGCTCCTATGAAGATTCGTGATGCCTCAGTTACTGTAAGGCCTACTTGGGTAACTATTGAAGATATGGACTTTCCGCGTCTGGCGAAATTGTCTTTACCAGGAATAAAAGAAg gAGAGGATATTGCCTGCTGTGGTACCTTGGAATACTATGAAAAGTCTTATGATCGTGTCAATGTGAAACATGAGAAGTCATTACAACGCATTGACAGAATTTTCCATACT GTCACTACAACTGATGACCCAGTGATCCGTCGTCTCAGTAAGACTGTCGGAACTGTGTATGCCACAGACACTATCCTTGCAACTATTATGTGCTGCACTCGCTCCAACTACTCGTGGGACATTGTTATGGAAAAGATTG GTGATAAGTTGTTCTTGGACAAGCGTGACAACACTGAGTTCGATTTGCTTACTGTCAATGAGACATCTGTGGAACCTCCTGCAGATGATGGGACATCCATTAACTCACCCCGTAACTTGGCTTTGGAGGCTACCTTCATCAACCATAATTTCAGCCAGCAG gtgTTGAAATCTGGTCCTCCTGAGCCGAAATACAAATTCCCTGAACCTAATCCATTTGTGTCTGAAGAAGAGGAAGGCGAAGTGGCCTCTGTGGGGTACCGCTATCGGAAGTGGAACTTGAACAATGGTGTT gTATTAGTGGCTCGTTGCGAACACGACGCAGTACTTCAAGGTCCTCAAGGCGAAACCCAATTCTTGACCATCAAGGCATTGAACGAATGGGACTCCAAGTTGGCCAACGGTGTGGAATGGAGGCAGAAATTGGACACACAGAGGGGTGCTGTACTGGCCAACGAGCTGAGGAATAACTCATGCAAGCTTGCTAAGTGGACCGTTCag gCACTCTTAGCTGGTTCGGACCAGATTAAATTCGGATACGTGTCACGTGTGCAAGTGCGTGACAACTCGCGTCACGTGATACTCGGCACGCAGCAATTCAAGCCGCACGAGTTTGCCGCGCAAATTAACTTGTCTATGGACAACGCGTGGGGTATACTTCGATGCATCATCGATATTTGTATGAAGCAGAAGGATG GTAAATACCTTATAATGAAGGACCCTAACAAGCCACTCATTCGTTTATACGACATTCCGGACAATACGTTTGAGTCTGACGCTTCAGAGGAAAGTGGGGACGAACCGGCAGACACACCCTTCGCTCCTTTGTACTCGTATGGCAACTCCAAGaggatttaa
- the LOC123711915 gene encoding facilitated trehalose transporter Tret1-like isoform X2, translating to MCSVSETSSRSVQYLAGLSVSFAFTFTGAVLSWPSPAIPKFKNGEANVQITDEQSSWVVALCPLGALLGCYFGQVLNEKVGRRRTILASVLPGLIALNLVYKDAMAYVRREKHHWCGKWDYCCEIADKEIRGAIGMLVQVMMNIGSLLVYGIGPFVSYTVLNSIVLSFVILYGFACLWVPESPYYHLKDGRLALAKKEFMFIKGTKDDKWASEQLAIMRSHVVESMANKTTTKELFTNVRYRKALYVVAGLKVLQYMTGTCAIQAYLEPIFRQSSSVSGPYVSIVYGFVQLAAGITATFLTGCVGRRVLMLTSSIGVAISLTAVGIYFFLQDYYQLSAQTLSSISAIPLVGVLGFNILYSIGLGNLPYIMQAELFPINVKTVASSLATMMAAILNFFVTKSYQGIKEFFGHYTVFWSFASIAYFGIFFIYFFVPETKGKTLEEVQDNLNVEAVEMERLNREKQKE from the exons ATGTGTTCAGTGTCAGAGACATCGAGTAGAAGTGTACAATATTTGGCGGGACTCAGCG TTTCCTTTGCGTTTACATTCACTGGTGCAGTGTTATCATGGCCTTCGCCAGCGATTCCAAAGTTCAAAAACGGTGAAGCAAACGTACAAATAACTGAC GAACAAAGCTCTTGGGTCGTTGCTCTATGCCCTCTTGGTGCGTTACTCGGCTGCTATTTTGGGCAAGTTTTGAATGAGAAAGTTGGTCGCCGCCGTACAATTCTCGCTTCAGTACTGCCGGGATTAATAG ctcTTAATCTTGTTTACAAAGACGCCATGGCTTATGTGCGTCGCGAGAAGCATCATTGGTGTGGGAAATGGGATTACTGCTGTG AAATAGCTGACAAAGAAATTCGCGGTGCTATCGGAATGTTGGTTCAAGTAATGATGAACATAGGCAGCTTATTAGTCTATGGTATAGGACCTTTTGTGTCCTATACGGTACTTAACTCTATagtattatcttttgttatCCTCTATGGATTTGCGTGTTTATGGGTACCCGAATCACCGTACTATCATTTGAAAGACGGCAGGCTGGCGCTTGCAAAAAAGGAGTTTATGTTCATTAAAGGCACCAAGGATGATAAG tgGGCAAGCGAGCAGCTAGCGATAATGAGAAGTCATGTAGTAGAGAGTATGGCTAATAAAACTACAACTAAAGAGCTTTTTACCAACGTGAGATATCGGAAAGCACTCTACGTCGTGGCAG GTTTAAAGGTTCTGCAATATATGACTGGTACTTGTGCCATACAGGCATATTTGGAGCCAATTTTTCGCCAGAGTAGTTCCGTTTCCGGTCCCTACGTGAGCATTGTCTATGGATTCGTTCAACTTGCAGCTG gtATCACTGCAACATTCCTCACAGGCTGTGTGGGACGACGTGTTTTAATGTTGACATCTTCGATCGGTGTTGCCATATCACTAACAGCGgttggtatatattttttccttcaaGATTACTATCAGTTGAGCGCTCAAACGCTTTCATCAATATCTGCAATCCCTCTCGTAGGTGTTTTGGgatttaatattctatatagTATAGGTTTAGGAAATCTACCTTATATAATGCAAGCGGAGTTATTTCCTATTAATGTTAAAACTGTAGCGTCCAGCTTGGCGACAATGATGGCCGCAATATTAAACTTCTTCGTTACGAAGTCGTACCAGGGTATAAAAGAATTTTTTGGACATTATACAGTGTTCTGGTCGTTCGCGAGTATCGCgtattttggtatattttttatatatttctttgtacCGGAAACTAAGGGAAAGACGTTGGAAGAAGTACAAGATAATTTGAATGTGGAGGCTGTTGAAATGGAGCGGTTGAATAGAGAGAAACAGAAGGAATAA
- the LOC123711915 gene encoding facilitated trehalose transporter Tret1-like isoform X1, producing MCSVSETSSRSVQYLAGLSVSFAFTFTGAVLSWPSPAIPKFKNGEANVQITDEQSSWVVALCPLGALLGCYFGQVLNEKVGRRRTILASVLPGLIGALLILFTKTPWLMCVARSIIGVGNGITAVVTMVYITEIADKEIRGAIGMLVQVMMNIGSLLVYGIGPFVSYTVLNSIVLSFVILYGFACLWVPESPYYHLKDGRLALAKKEFMFIKGTKDDKWASEQLAIMRSHVVESMANKTTTKELFTNVRYRKALYVVAGLKVLQYMTGTCAIQAYLEPIFRQSSSVSGPYVSIVYGFVQLAAGITATFLTGCVGRRVLMLTSSIGVAISLTAVGIYFFLQDYYQLSAQTLSSISAIPLVGVLGFNILYSIGLGNLPYIMQAELFPINVKTVASSLATMMAAILNFFVTKSYQGIKEFFGHYTVFWSFASIAYFGIFFIYFFVPETKGKTLEEVQDNLNVEAVEMERLNREKQKE from the exons ATGTGTTCAGTGTCAGAGACATCGAGTAGAAGTGTACAATATTTGGCGGGACTCAGCG TTTCCTTTGCGTTTACATTCACTGGTGCAGTGTTATCATGGCCTTCGCCAGCGATTCCAAAGTTCAAAAACGGTGAAGCAAACGTACAAATAACTGAC GAACAAAGCTCTTGGGTCGTTGCTCTATGCCCTCTTGGTGCGTTACTCGGCTGCTATTTTGGGCAAGTTTTGAATGAGAAAGTTGGTCGCCGCCGTACAATTCTCGCTTCAGTACTGCCGGGATTAATAGGTGCG ctcTTAATCTTGTTTACAAAGACGCCATGGCTTATGTGCGTCGCGAGAAGCATCATTGGTGTGGGAAATGGGATTACTGCTGTG GTAACAATGGTATATATTACGGAAATAGCTGACAAAGAAATTCGCGGTGCTATCGGAATGTTGGTTCAAGTAATGATGAACATAGGCAGCTTATTAGTCTATGGTATAGGACCTTTTGTGTCCTATACGGTACTTAACTCTATagtattatcttttgttatCCTCTATGGATTTGCGTGTTTATGGGTACCCGAATCACCGTACTATCATTTGAAAGACGGCAGGCTGGCGCTTGCAAAAAAGGAGTTTATGTTCATTAAAGGCACCAAGGATGATAAG tgGGCAAGCGAGCAGCTAGCGATAATGAGAAGTCATGTAGTAGAGAGTATGGCTAATAAAACTACAACTAAAGAGCTTTTTACCAACGTGAGATATCGGAAAGCACTCTACGTCGTGGCAG GTTTAAAGGTTCTGCAATATATGACTGGTACTTGTGCCATACAGGCATATTTGGAGCCAATTTTTCGCCAGAGTAGTTCCGTTTCCGGTCCCTACGTGAGCATTGTCTATGGATTCGTTCAACTTGCAGCTG gtATCACTGCAACATTCCTCACAGGCTGTGTGGGACGACGTGTTTTAATGTTGACATCTTCGATCGGTGTTGCCATATCACTAACAGCGgttggtatatattttttccttcaaGATTACTATCAGTTGAGCGCTCAAACGCTTTCATCAATATCTGCAATCCCTCTCGTAGGTGTTTTGGgatttaatattctatatagTATAGGTTTAGGAAATCTACCTTATATAATGCAAGCGGAGTTATTTCCTATTAATGTTAAAACTGTAGCGTCCAGCTTGGCGACAATGATGGCCGCAATATTAAACTTCTTCGTTACGAAGTCGTACCAGGGTATAAAAGAATTTTTTGGACATTATACAGTGTTCTGGTCGTTCGCGAGTATCGCgtattttggtatattttttatatatttctttgtacCGGAAACTAAGGGAAAGACGTTGGAAGAAGTACAAGATAATTTGAATGTGGAGGCTGTTGAAATGGAGCGGTTGAATAGAGAGAAACAGAAGGAATAA
- the LOC123711915 gene encoding facilitated trehalose transporter Tret1-like isoform X4, with product MAYVRREKHHWCGKWDYCCEIADKEIRGAIGMLVQVMMNIGSLLVYGIGPFVSYTVLNSIVLSFVILYGFACLWVPESPYYHLKDGRLALAKKEFMFIKGTKDDKWASEQLAIMRSHVVESMANKTTTKELFTNVRYRKALYVVAGLKVLQYMTGTCAIQAYLEPIFRQSSSVSGPYVSIVYGFVQLAAGITATFLTGCVGRRVLMLTSSIGVAISLTAVGIYFFLQDYYQLSAQTLSSISAIPLVGVLGFNILYSIGLGNLPYIMQAELFPINVKTVASSLATMMAAILNFFVTKSYQGIKEFFGHYTVFWSFASIAYFGIFFIYFFVPETKGKTLEEVQDNLNVEAVEMERLNREKQKE from the exons ATGGCTTATGTGCGTCGCGAGAAGCATCATTGGTGTGGGAAATGGGATTACTGCTGTG AAATAGCTGACAAAGAAATTCGCGGTGCTATCGGAATGTTGGTTCAAGTAATGATGAACATAGGCAGCTTATTAGTCTATGGTATAGGACCTTTTGTGTCCTATACGGTACTTAACTCTATagtattatcttttgttatCCTCTATGGATTTGCGTGTTTATGGGTACCCGAATCACCGTACTATCATTTGAAAGACGGCAGGCTGGCGCTTGCAAAAAAGGAGTTTATGTTCATTAAAGGCACCAAGGATGATAAG tgGGCAAGCGAGCAGCTAGCGATAATGAGAAGTCATGTAGTAGAGAGTATGGCTAATAAAACTACAACTAAAGAGCTTTTTACCAACGTGAGATATCGGAAAGCACTCTACGTCGTGGCAG GTTTAAAGGTTCTGCAATATATGACTGGTACTTGTGCCATACAGGCATATTTGGAGCCAATTTTTCGCCAGAGTAGTTCCGTTTCCGGTCCCTACGTGAGCATTGTCTATGGATTCGTTCAACTTGCAGCTG gtATCACTGCAACATTCCTCACAGGCTGTGTGGGACGACGTGTTTTAATGTTGACATCTTCGATCGGTGTTGCCATATCACTAACAGCGgttggtatatattttttccttcaaGATTACTATCAGTTGAGCGCTCAAACGCTTTCATCAATATCTGCAATCCCTCTCGTAGGTGTTTTGGgatttaatattctatatagTATAGGTTTAGGAAATCTACCTTATATAATGCAAGCGGAGTTATTTCCTATTAATGTTAAAACTGTAGCGTCCAGCTTGGCGACAATGATGGCCGCAATATTAAACTTCTTCGTTACGAAGTCGTACCAGGGTATAAAAGAATTTTTTGGACATTATACAGTGTTCTGGTCGTTCGCGAGTATCGCgtattttggtatattttttatatatttctttgtacCGGAAACTAAGGGAAAGACGTTGGAAGAAGTACAAGATAATTTGAATGTGGAGGCTGTTGAAATGGAGCGGTTGAATAGAGAGAAACAGAAGGAATAA
- the LOC123711915 gene encoding facilitated trehalose transporter Tret1-like isoform X3 gives MCVARSIIGVGNGITAVVTMVYITEIADKEIRGAIGMLVQVMMNIGSLLVYGIGPFVSYTVLNSIVLSFVILYGFACLWVPESPYYHLKDGRLALAKKEFMFIKGTKDDKWASEQLAIMRSHVVESMANKTTTKELFTNVRYRKALYVVAGLKVLQYMTGTCAIQAYLEPIFRQSSSVSGPYVSIVYGFVQLAAGITATFLTGCVGRRVLMLTSSIGVAISLTAVGIYFFLQDYYQLSAQTLSSISAIPLVGVLGFNILYSIGLGNLPYIMQAELFPINVKTVASSLATMMAAILNFFVTKSYQGIKEFFGHYTVFWSFASIAYFGIFFIYFFVPETKGKTLEEVQDNLNVEAVEMERLNREKQKE, from the exons ATGTGCGTCGCGAGAAGCATCATTGGTGTGGGAAATGGGATTACTGCTGTG GTAACAATGGTATATATTACGGAAATAGCTGACAAAGAAATTCGCGGTGCTATCGGAATGTTGGTTCAAGTAATGATGAACATAGGCAGCTTATTAGTCTATGGTATAGGACCTTTTGTGTCCTATACGGTACTTAACTCTATagtattatcttttgttatCCTCTATGGATTTGCGTGTTTATGGGTACCCGAATCACCGTACTATCATTTGAAAGACGGCAGGCTGGCGCTTGCAAAAAAGGAGTTTATGTTCATTAAAGGCACCAAGGATGATAAG tgGGCAAGCGAGCAGCTAGCGATAATGAGAAGTCATGTAGTAGAGAGTATGGCTAATAAAACTACAACTAAAGAGCTTTTTACCAACGTGAGATATCGGAAAGCACTCTACGTCGTGGCAG GTTTAAAGGTTCTGCAATATATGACTGGTACTTGTGCCATACAGGCATATTTGGAGCCAATTTTTCGCCAGAGTAGTTCCGTTTCCGGTCCCTACGTGAGCATTGTCTATGGATTCGTTCAACTTGCAGCTG gtATCACTGCAACATTCCTCACAGGCTGTGTGGGACGACGTGTTTTAATGTTGACATCTTCGATCGGTGTTGCCATATCACTAACAGCGgttggtatatattttttccttcaaGATTACTATCAGTTGAGCGCTCAAACGCTTTCATCAATATCTGCAATCCCTCTCGTAGGTGTTTTGGgatttaatattctatatagTATAGGTTTAGGAAATCTACCTTATATAATGCAAGCGGAGTTATTTCCTATTAATGTTAAAACTGTAGCGTCCAGCTTGGCGACAATGATGGCCGCAATATTAAACTTCTTCGTTACGAAGTCGTACCAGGGTATAAAAGAATTTTTTGGACATTATACAGTGTTCTGGTCGTTCGCGAGTATCGCgtattttggtatattttttatatatttctttgtacCGGAAACTAAGGGAAAGACGTTGGAAGAAGTACAAGATAATTTGAATGTGGAGGCTGTTGAAATGGAGCGGTTGAATAGAGAGAAACAGAAGGAATAA
- the LOC123711915 gene encoding facilitated trehalose transporter Tret1-like isoform X5 encodes MCSVSETSSRSVQYLAGLSVSFAFTFTGAVLSWPSPAIPKFKNGEANVQITDEQSSWVVALCPLGALLGCYFGQVLNEKVGRRRTILASVLPGLIGALLILFTKTPWLMCVARSIIGVGNGITAVVTMVYITEIADKEIRGAIGMLVQVMMNIGSLLVYGIGPFVSYTVLNSIVLSFVILYGFACLWVPESPYYHLKDGRLALAKKEFMFIKGTKDDKWASEQLAIMRSHVVESMANKTTTKELFTNVRYRKALYVVAGLKVLQYMTGTCAIQAYLEPIFRQSSSVSGPYVSIVYGFVQLAADYSNAAIQH; translated from the exons ATGTGTTCAGTGTCAGAGACATCGAGTAGAAGTGTACAATATTTGGCGGGACTCAGCG TTTCCTTTGCGTTTACATTCACTGGTGCAGTGTTATCATGGCCTTCGCCAGCGATTCCAAAGTTCAAAAACGGTGAAGCAAACGTACAAATAACTGAC GAACAAAGCTCTTGGGTCGTTGCTCTATGCCCTCTTGGTGCGTTACTCGGCTGCTATTTTGGGCAAGTTTTGAATGAGAAAGTTGGTCGCCGCCGTACAATTCTCGCTTCAGTACTGCCGGGATTAATAGGTGCG ctcTTAATCTTGTTTACAAAGACGCCATGGCTTATGTGCGTCGCGAGAAGCATCATTGGTGTGGGAAATGGGATTACTGCTGTG GTAACAATGGTATATATTACGGAAATAGCTGACAAAGAAATTCGCGGTGCTATCGGAATGTTGGTTCAAGTAATGATGAACATAGGCAGCTTATTAGTCTATGGTATAGGACCTTTTGTGTCCTATACGGTACTTAACTCTATagtattatcttttgttatCCTCTATGGATTTGCGTGTTTATGGGTACCCGAATCACCGTACTATCATTTGAAAGACGGCAGGCTGGCGCTTGCAAAAAAGGAGTTTATGTTCATTAAAGGCACCAAGGATGATAAG tgGGCAAGCGAGCAGCTAGCGATAATGAGAAGTCATGTAGTAGAGAGTATGGCTAATAAAACTACAACTAAAGAGCTTTTTACCAACGTGAGATATCGGAAAGCACTCTACGTCGTGGCAG GTTTAAAGGTTCTGCAATATATGACTGGTACTTGTGCCATACAGGCATATTTGGAGCCAATTTTTCGCCAGAGTAGTTCCGTTTCCGGTCCCTACGTGAGCATTGTCTATGGATTCGTTCAACTTGCAGCTG ATTACTCCAATGCGGCAatacaacattaa
- the LOC123711915 gene encoding facilitated trehalose transporter Tret1-like isoform X6 produces the protein MCSVSETSSRSVQYLAGLSVSFAFTFTGAVLSWPSPAIPKFKNGEANVQITDEQSSWVVALCPLGALLGCYFGQVLNEKVGRRRTILASVLPGLIGALLILFTKTPWLMCVARSIIGVGNGITAVK, from the exons ATGTGTTCAGTGTCAGAGACATCGAGTAGAAGTGTACAATATTTGGCGGGACTCAGCG TTTCCTTTGCGTTTACATTCACTGGTGCAGTGTTATCATGGCCTTCGCCAGCGATTCCAAAGTTCAAAAACGGTGAAGCAAACGTACAAATAACTGAC GAACAAAGCTCTTGGGTCGTTGCTCTATGCCCTCTTGGTGCGTTACTCGGCTGCTATTTTGGGCAAGTTTTGAATGAGAAAGTTGGTCGCCGCCGTACAATTCTCGCTTCAGTACTGCCGGGATTAATAGGTGCG ctcTTAATCTTGTTTACAAAGACGCCATGGCTTATGTGCGTCGCGAGAAGCATCATTGGTGTGGGAAATGGGATTACTGCTGTG AAATAG
- the LOC123712509 gene encoding E3 ubiquitin-protein ligase SIAH1-like, translating into MEAPECPVCIQPMTVPIFQCQSGHSLCNSCTVKLSPPICPICRQTMTQMRNWQLEDLVGKAIVACPNKNKGCVYKYVSIEMEDHIKECIFREMDCPMGKVFGTCSWSGKLKEMLNHFKDRHPGNCANITSDITIDNVSVTNDCRHFYLLQFNKQIFFLSFKIDTVQKLGYWLVQYVGTKKAARQNVYEIQINSKRHQKRTVTYIDYCFSDSMEANEVFRQAQCAVMPLIMMHHFIDNSKITFRCLIKHAFEGKPAFKNNDQSKDTTTGQKKGPPPPNRHKSPGPHVTRAKGSGTNNTQKPGPFKKQQANFNKK; encoded by the exons ATGGAGGCACCGGAATGTCCTGTTTGCATTCAACCCATGACGGTACCAATATTTCAGTGCCAATCAGGGCACAGTTTATGCAATTCTTGCACTGTTAAGTTGAGTCCACCCATTTGCCCCATATGTCGGCAAACAATGACTCAAATGAGGAACTGGCAGCTTGAAGATTTGGTGGGCAAG GCTATTGTTGCATgtcctaataaaaataagggatgtgtttataaatatgtgtCTATAGAAATGGAAGATCATATTAAGGAATGCATATTTAGGGAAATGGACTGTCCCATGGGGAAAGTATTTGGAACATGTTCTTGGTCag GAAAGCTTAAGGAAATGCTAAATCATTTTAAGGATCGCCACCCTGGTAATTGTGCCAATATCACATCAGATATCACTATTGATAACGTCTCTGTGACCAATGATTGTCGTCACTTTTATCTCCTGCAGTTTAACAAGCAAatcttctttctttctttcaagATAGATACTGTTCAAAAGCTTGGATATTGGCTAGTCCAATATGTGGGCACTAAGAAGGCTGCTCGACAAAATGTTTACGAGATTCAAATTAATAGTAAACGACACCAAAAGCGAACTGTCACATATATAGATTACTGTTTTAGTGATTCTATGGAAGCCAATGAAGTGTTCCGTCAAGCACAGTGTGCTGTAATGCCTTTAATTATGATGCATCACTTCATAGATAACTCAAAGATCACTTTTCGTTGTTTAATTAAGCATGCATTCGAAGGAAAACCTGCcttcaaaaataatgatcAGTCTAAGGACACAACAACTGGCCAGAAAAAAGGACCACCCCCTCCCAATAGACATAAGAGTCCTGGGCCTCATGTTACAAGGGCAAAAGGTTCTGGTACTAACAACACTCAAAAACCTGGGCCATTTAAAAAACAGCAAGCAAactttaataagaaataa
- the LOC123711852 gene encoding 60S ribosomal protein L29, with amino-acid sequence MAKSKNHTNHNQNRKAHRNGITKPTKFRHESTLGMDPKFLRNQRFCKKGNLKPAKQVARAAERKAKREAKSKK; translated from the exons ATGGCTAAGTCTAAGAACCACACAAACCATAACCAAA ACCGCAAGGCCCATAGGAATGGTATTACCAAACCTACTAAGTTCAGGCACGAATCTACTCTCGGT ATGGATCCTAAATTCTTAAGAAATCAAAGGTTCTGCAAAAAGGGAAACTTGAAGCCAGCCAAACAAGTAGCACGTGCTGCTGAAAGAAAAGCTAAAAGAGAAGCCAAGTCAAAAAAATGa